In a genomic window of Chrysemys picta bellii isolate R12L10 chromosome 1, ASM1138683v2, whole genome shotgun sequence:
- the ARSA gene encoding arylsulfatase A isoform X2: MQYRGRSIRAALLTGRYQTRSGVYPGVFYPGSRGGLPLSELTIAEVLKARGYTTAMVGKWHLGLGANGSFLPIHQGFDHFLGVPYSHDQGPCQNLTCFPPHTKCFGTCDQGVVPVPLLLNQSILQQPLAFPQLVPLYNKFSRDFIADCARQGRPFLLYYASHHTHYPQFGSQEYVGQSLRGPFGDALMEFDGSVGLLLQALQENGLEGNTLVFFTADNGPETMRMARGGSSGLLKCGKGTTYEGGMREPAVAYWPGRISPGVTHEMASTLDILPTLAALAGAPLPTVPLDGYDLSPVLFGGGKSPRQMMFYYPPSPSKLLGVFAVRYGKYKAHFFTQGAFLSGTTPDQDCHGPLTPHEPPLLFDLEADPAENYNLLQGGAVGPEVLRVVKEIQLHKALFDQRMEFGESQIGKGIDSALQPCCAPGCTPKPSCCHCS, encoded by the exons GGCGGCCCTGCTGACGGGTCGGTACCAGACACGCTCCGGGGTTTACCCCGGTGTGTTCTATCCCGGCTCCCGGGGAGGCCTCCCGCTGTCCGAGCTCACCATCGCGGAAGTGCTGAAGGCTCGGGGCTACACCACGGCCATGGTCGGCAAATGGCACCTGGGACTGGGGGCCAACGGCTCCTTCCTGCCCATCCACCAGGGCTTTGACCACTTCCTGGGGGTGCCCTACTCCCACGACCAG GGCCCCTGCCAGAATCTCAcctgcttccccccccacaccaagTGCTTTGGGACGTGCGACCAGGGCGTGGTGCCCGTCCCACTGCTCCTAAACCAGAGCATCCTGCAGCAGCCGCTCGCCTTCCCCCAGCTGGTGCCGCTCTACAACAAGTTCTCTCGCGACTTCATTGCCGACTGCGCCCGCCAGGGCCGCCCCTTCCTGCTCTACTACGCCTCCCAT CACACCCACTACCCCCAGTTTGGAAGCCAGGAGTACGTGGGCCAGTCGCTGCGGGGGCCCTTTGGGGACGCCCTCATGGAGTTTGATGGCTCAGTGGGGCTCCTGCTTCAGGCACTACAGGAGAATGGCCTGGAGGGGAACACGCTGGTCTTCTTCACCGCGGACAATGG ccccgAGACCATGCGAATGGCCCGTGGGGGCAGCTCGGGTCTTCTGAAGTGTGGCAAGGGAACGACATACGAGGGCGGGATGCGGGAACCTGCGGTGGCTTATTGGCCAGGCCGGATCTCCCCGG GCGTGACCCATGAGATGGCCAGCACCCTGGACATCCTGCCAACCCTGGCTGCGCTGGCTGGGGCGCCTCTCCCCACTGTCCCATTGGACGGCTATGATCTGAGCCCGGTGCTGTTTGGAGGTGGGAAG AGTCCCCGGCAGATGATGTTCTATTACCCGCCCAGCCCCAGCAAGCTGCTTGGCGTCTTTGCCGTCAGATACGGGAAGTACAAGGCTCATTTCTTCACACAAG GTGCCTTCCTCAGTGGGACGACCCCTGACCAGGACTGCCATGGGCCCCTGACGCCCCACGAGCCTCCACTGCTCTTTGACCTGGAGGCTGACCCTGCAGAGAACTATAACCTGCTGCAGGGCGGTGCCGTGGGGCCGGAGGTGCTGCGGGTGGTGAAGGAGATCCAGCTGCACAAGGCGCTCTTCGACCAGCGCATGGAGTTTGGGGAGAGTCAGATAGGGAAGGGCATCGACTCcgccctccagccctgctgtgcccccGGCTGCACCCCCAAGCCCTCCTGTTGCCACTGCTCCTAA